CGTGCCAGGATAAAAGAAATAGAACACCTTAAGTTCGGGCACCCGTTCGTATAACATTCTCGCAGCTTCCTTCAACGCAACCGCATTGCCGAGATGGCCGTTGACCATGACGAAAATGCCGAATCCTTGCTGGTACAAACTTTCGCCGATATCTGCAAGCAGTCGGATGAGCGCTTCGTTTGAGACGTTGATACTCCCCGGGAAATTGCGCAGACTCCACACCTGTCCATAGGGGAGGGTCGGCAAAACGAAGCTTTCCGTCCGCTCTGCCAATCTGTCCGCGAGTCTGGTCGCGAGCAGGTTATCGGTACCCAGCGGCAGATGGGGACCATGCGCTTCAACGGCACCAATAGGAAGTATGGCAGCGCGGAAATGGCGAATTTTATCCTTCACCTCAACCGAATTTTCGAATTCGAATTTCATAGCGAGCGCCCCCCTTACTTTTTAAATGAAAAGCAGTTGGCCGGGTTGCTTACGAAAAATTTCTCCACCAGTTTTAGTCCATCAAAACCGTTTCGGTTCGCCTCGTCTACAAAGCGCGGGACCCATTTGGAAATAATGTACTCCAGACCGAGACCCTGGTCGTAATGCTTGTAGTAGGTTTTCCGGGCGGTATCACCGCTGATGAGAATCTGATTTTCGAAGCCTTTGCGGACAAGCTCAAGAATAAGCGAGATTCGGGTGCTTTCCGGTGCATACTTGATTTTGCCGATACCGTCAAAGCTCATGTAAGCTCCCGTTGAGGCGATCTGCTCATGGTAGTAGGGGTCGGGATTGCGGTCCATATGTCCCAGGCTCAAAAAAGACAGATCCACACCTTCGCTCTTCAAGAGCTCGATTTGCTCCAACGCCATGGTGCCAACTTCGGTATGGGAATGGATGGGGGCCTTCGTCTCATGATGAGCGCGCGCTACAGCGCGCAGCGTCTTCTCCTCCAGAGGCGTAATGCGGTTATAGCCTGTCCCGAATTTAACCTGGCCTGCTTTGAAAGGTGTGCCTTCCAGCCCTTTTTCCACCTCCCGGATGACGAAATCCGCCAGCTCGTTGATGCTTTTTGCTTCAATCCACTGGGCGTAGGTTTCATAATGGCCGATCAGCGGTTTAAGCTCCTCTTTGATTTTGGCATCCCATAAAAAGCTCTTGTTGAATCCCGCCGTTCCTACAACATGAATGCCGGTTTCGATCGCGATTTCCTGTACCGCCTGAACATCCCGCCCATAATCGATGGCTGTAGCGTCCACGATCGAGCGTCCGCCGTGTTGTTTGAAATCAAGAACGTCGCGTTTGGACTTCTCCTTATCGTCCAGCAGCAAATCGTCCTCTCCCCGTTCTTGCCAGTAGGCTGGGCGGCATACGATATGTTCGTGGGAATACGTAAAGCCCAGCTCCTCTTTGCTGATATCTCCATGTAAAGTACGGATAAAGCCCATATCGTTTCTCCTCCACTCTGTTATCTTTTAGACGGCTGAGTCGAGGGGACTCAGCCGTCTTTGTTATCGGATGGTTAAAAGAACAGTTTCGCCAGGAAGTGCAGAATCGGTCCAATGATGAACATATCGGAATCAGCTGCCCACATGGCTGTATCCGGCACCGTCGAGGCGATGAAGAAGCGAACCATCAGAAACTGTCCCCAAGCTACAACGGTGGAAGTGATGAAGCCGCCGATAACGGCCCCGCGAACACCGCCTGTCGAGTTCCCGAACACCCCAGCCGTAGCACCGTGGAAAAATAAGACGATCATCGTTGGCACGAAAATGTAAGCAACGGTGTTGCCAAGTACAAGCAGCCAGATAATCGCTCCCGCGAAAGCTCCCAGGAATCCAAGAACCACCGCATTCGGCGCGTAAGGGTACACAACTGGCGCATCGAGTGCCGGTTTGGCGCCTGGTACGAGTTTGGTCGCGATCCCGTTGAAGGCCGGAACCAGCTCGCCGACGAACATCCGGACCCCCATCAGAACGATGGCGATTCCGCCTGCGAATGTGAACGATTGGATTATAGAGTAAATAATAAAGTTCTGGTCACCCGATTGTTTCATCAGTTCCGCAGCCGCCGGTGTGCCTTTCGTCGATAGAATAATGGCCCCGATCAGGAACAAAACTCCCATGCTGAGCGCAGTAATGACGTTGGAATCGCGGAGGAACTCAAAGCCTTTGGGTACTTTGATTTTCTCGGAATCGTTGTTTTTGTTGCCGAACAATTTACCGGACAAGGCAGCAAGCAAAGCAACCGAAGCCGATGTGTGACCAAGCGCAATGTTATCGTTGCCCGTAATTTTACGCAGGAACGGCTGAACCAGCGCCGGCTGGAATGTCCAGTACACACCAAGGACGACAGCGAGCATCAGTACCAGCTTCCAGATGGAGATGCCGCTGGCCGCATGAACGATCACGCCAGCGAAAACAGTCGACGTCCAGAACATCATGTGCCCGGTCAGGTAAATAAATTTAAACCGGGTGAAGCGTGCCAGCAGAACGTTGATCAGAAAACCGATAAGCATAGCAAGCGTAACGGCGCTTCCGAATTTGGAGTTGAATGCCTCCTGACCCATGAAGGTACCAAGGGATCCGCTCTCCAATCCGAAGACTTCCTTCCACATCGGCTCGAATACATTCAAGGCTTTTACGATGACATCAGAGCCTGCGCCGATGACGAGGAAGCCGATGATCGCTTTAAAGGTGCCGCTTACAAGCTGGCTCGTTGATTTCTTCTGAAGCAGAAGGCCGACCAGAACGATAAATCCGAGCAGAATGGCGGGCGTTCCAAAAATGTTGGTGGCAATCCAAAAAAGTACGTCCATATGCCCTCTCCCTTTCTAATGGTTTACAGCACTTCTTCCAGCTTCTGTTTGATTTCGTTATTGTCAAAATAGTTGTTGACGATAACAATTTTGGCCGCATGACCTTGAAGGCTTTGTGCCAGTTCATTGCTTGTAATGATATAGTCGGCAGCGGTTCCGGATGCCGTGGAAACGTCCGTATGCTCCACGTCGGCATTTACTCCCATACCGCTCAGCACGTTCTCCACATTCATTCTCAAAATCAGACTCGTTCCTTGTCCAAGACCGCATACGCATAAAATTTTCATTGTTCGTTCCCCCTAATCAGTTGTTGGATTGTCTCTACATCAGTTGCATTCATGAATTGTTCAATACTGCCCGGGCTGCTTAGCAAGGTGGTCAGCTTTCGCAGCATGGCGATATGCTCCGAACTTGAAGAGCCGCCGAGCGCAAATACAAGCTGTACCGGGTCGTTGGCCGCATGGCCGAATACGACCGGCTTCTTCAATTTAATCAGCGAGACGGACGCTTCATTCACCCCATCCTCTGCACGAGCATGCGGAAGTGCGATATGAGGTGCAAGAACAAAGTACGGACCTCTTTCACGGTAAGATTTCACCATGGCGTCGGCATAACGTTCTTCTGCCGCACCCGCTTTTACCAGCAGATCTCCTGCTAAGCGGATCGCTTCTTCAGCCGTCTTGGCCTCCACAT
Above is a window of Paenibacillus sp. FSL K6-1330 DNA encoding:
- a CDS encoding creatininase family protein: MKFEFENSVEVKDKIRHFRAAILPIGAVEAHGPHLPLGTDNLLATRLADRLAERTESFVLPTLPYGQVWSLRNFPGSINVSNEALIRLLADIGESLYQQGFGIFVMVNGHLGNAVALKEAARMLYERVPELKVFYFFYPGTKEVTASVREASAAHASYMHADEIETSYMLYLAGEYVDMSKAIDGAPHIPIEADCTPTPWEEMTSSAVLGDATLATREKGEKIIERSLEVMAEMVLRAKRALSTDHQPEENR
- a CDS encoding phosphotriesterase — encoded protein: MGFIRTLHGDISKEELGFTYSHEHIVCRPAYWQERGEDDLLLDDKEKSKRDVLDFKQHGGRSIVDATAIDYGRDVQAVQEIAIETGIHVVGTAGFNKSFLWDAKIKEELKPLIGHYETYAQWIEAKSINELADFVIREVEKGLEGTPFKAGQVKFGTGYNRITPLEEKTLRAVARAHHETKAPIHSHTEVGTMALEQIELLKSEGVDLSFLSLGHMDRNPDPYYHEQIASTGAYMSFDGIGKIKYAPESTRISLILELVRKGFENQILISGDTARKTYYKHYDQGLGLEYIISKWVPRFVDEANRNGFDGLKLVEKFFVSNPANCFSFKK
- a CDS encoding PTS ascorbate transporter subunit IIC, coding for MDVLFWIATNIFGTPAILLGFIVLVGLLLQKKSTSQLVSGTFKAIIGFLVIGAGSDVIVKALNVFEPMWKEVFGLESGSLGTFMGQEAFNSKFGSAVTLAMLIGFLINVLLARFTRFKFIYLTGHMMFWTSTVFAGVIVHAASGISIWKLVLMLAVVLGVYWTFQPALVQPFLRKITGNDNIALGHTSASVALLAALSGKLFGNKNNDSEKIKVPKGFEFLRDSNVITALSMGVLFLIGAIILSTKGTPAAAELMKQSGDQNFIIYSIIQSFTFAGGIAIVLMGVRMFVGELVPAFNGIATKLVPGAKPALDAPVVYPYAPNAVVLGFLGAFAGAIIWLLVLGNTVAYIFVPTMIVLFFHGATAGVFGNSTGGVRGAVIGGFITSTVVAWGQFLMVRFFIASTVPDTAMWAADSDMFIIGPILHFLAKLFF
- a CDS encoding PTS sugar transporter subunit IIB produces the protein MKILCVCGLGQGTSLILRMNVENVLSGMGVNADVEHTDVSTASGTAADYIITSNELAQSLQGHAAKIVIVNNYFDNNEIKQKLEEVL
- a CDS encoding PTS sugar transporter subunit IIA, with protein sequence MKFLESSLIALDVEAKTAEEAIRLAGDLLVKAGAAEERYADAMVKSYRERGPYFVLAPHIALPHARAEDGVNEASVSLIKLKKPVVFGHAANDPVQLVFALGGSSSSEHIAMLRKLTTLLSSPGSIEQFMNATDVETIQQLIRGNEQ